A region from the Candidatus Obscuribacterales bacterium genome encodes:
- the gcvP gene encoding aminomethyl-transferring glycine dehydrogenase, giving the protein MSMPSDSVGYAITSDVTTPKRGDGVGSDRSLSETLSDHLKAIAAGTDAFAPRHIGPSDADVEAMLAVLGYDQLPDLIDQAVPPSIRLSRDLAVPTAVSEHEALQELRAIASKNQVFRSYIGMGYHNCITPPVIQRNILENPGWYTQYTPYQPEIAQGRLEALLNFQTMVTDLTAMDIANASLLDEGTAAAEAMTLSYGQCKTKAKAFWVSDLCHPQTLEVVKSRALPLGITVIVGDHRSFTAEALPEAIVGALLQYPATDGGVYDYRPMIEQVHQAGGLVTVAADLLSLTLLTPPGEFGADIVVGSTQRFGVPMGYGGPHAAYFATREVYKRQLPGRLVGVSRDADGQVALRLALQTREQHIRRDRATSNICTAQVLLAVMASMYAVYHGPQGLRRIATRIHLLTMLLAAGLERLGYTLKNVPVFDTLTVEAGECLGAIAQRAAAQRINLRPLEGQQLGISLDETTTEQDVVDLLTVFAGNPFQGKGDAWMARAQTHSDRLRDHWRQSAYLTHPVFNTYHSETELLRYIHHLQAKDLSLTAAMIPLGSCTMKLNATAEMIPVTWPEFGQLHPFAPVEQTEGYQILFQQLEDMLAEITGFAGISLQPNAGSQGEYAGLLVIRAYHQQRGQGHRQICLIPESAHGTNPASAVMAGMTVVPVGCDRDGNIDLADLQTKAEKHRDQLAALMVTYPSTHGVFEAGIRDICEIIHSYGGQVYMDGANMNAQVGICRPGDFGADVCHLNLHKTFCIPHGGGGPGVGPIGVAAHLVPFLPGHALIPTGGEQGIGAIASAPWGSSSILPISWMYIRMMGGTGLTDATKLAILNANYIAKRLEDHYSILYRGNSGLVAHECIVDLRPFKKAVGIEVDDIAKRLIDYGFHPPTMSWPVAGTIMVEPTESESKPELDRFCDAMIAIRDEIRQIETGAMDAQDNPLKHAPHTAACLTVDEWPHAYSRAQAVYPTAWTRQRKFWPAVARVDNAYGDRNLVCACLPMSAYA; this is encoded by the coding sequence ATGTCCATGCCATCCGACTCTGTAGGTTATGCGATCACATCTGACGTTACAACACCCAAACGGGGCGATGGGGTGGGGAGCGATCGCTCCTTGAGTGAAACCCTAAGTGACCATCTGAAGGCGATCGCGGCGGGAACCGATGCCTTCGCACCACGACACATTGGCCCCAGCGACGCTGATGTTGAAGCCATGCTGGCGGTCTTGGGCTATGACCAGCTCCCTGACTTGATTGACCAGGCCGTGCCACCCAGCATTCGTTTATCACGGGATCTAGCCGTGCCGACGGCGGTGAGTGAGCATGAGGCCCTGCAAGAGCTAAGGGCGATCGCCTCCAAAAACCAGGTCTTTCGCTCCTATATCGGCATGGGCTACCACAACTGCATCACCCCACCGGTGATTCAGCGCAATATTCTCGAAAACCCCGGTTGGTATACCCAATACACCCCCTACCAGCCCGAAATTGCCCAGGGTCGCCTAGAAGCCCTGCTCAATTTTCAAACCATGGTGACCGACCTGACGGCCATGGACATTGCCAACGCCTCGCTGCTGGATGAAGGCACGGCGGCAGCGGAAGCCATGACCCTCAGCTATGGACAGTGTAAAACCAAGGCGAAAGCTTTCTGGGTGTCGGATCTCTGTCATCCCCAAACCCTAGAGGTGGTGAAAAGCCGTGCTCTGCCCCTAGGGATCACGGTGATCGTGGGCGACCACCGCAGCTTCACGGCCGAGGCACTCCCAGAAGCGATCGTGGGAGCGCTGCTGCAATATCCTGCCACCGATGGCGGCGTCTATGACTACCGTCCGATGATTGAGCAGGTACACCAAGCGGGGGGCTTAGTCACCGTGGCGGCAGATTTGCTAAGCCTCACCCTGCTGACGCCGCCGGGAGAGTTTGGCGCAGATATCGTCGTGGGCAGCACCCAGCGCTTCGGGGTGCCCATGGGCTATGGGGGGCCCCATGCGGCCTACTTTGCCACCCGCGAGGTCTATAAGCGTCAGTTGCCGGGGCGGTTGGTGGGCGTTTCGCGGGATGCGGATGGCCAGGTGGCCCTGCGGTTGGCCCTGCAAACCCGAGAACAACATATCCGTCGCGATCGCGCCACCAGCAATATCTGCACGGCTCAAGTTCTGCTGGCCGTGATGGCTAGCATGTATGCGGTCTATCACGGGCCCCAGGGGCTGCGCCGCATTGCCACCCGCATTCATCTGCTCACCATGCTGCTGGCAGCCGGTCTGGAGCGCTTAGGCTACACCCTCAAAAATGTGCCGGTCTTTGACACCCTGACGGTGGAAGCGGGGGAATGTTTGGGGGCGATCGCTCAACGAGCCGCGGCCCAGCGCATCAATCTGCGACCGCTAGAAGGGCAGCAGTTGGGGATTTCTTTGGATGAAACCACCACGGAGCAAGATGTTGTCGATCTGCTCACCGTCTTCGCGGGCAATCCCTTTCAGGGGAAAGGCGATGCCTGGATGGCGCGGGCCCAAACCCACAGCGATCGCCTGCGCGACCATTGGCGACAGTCGGCCTACCTGACCCATCCGGTGTTCAACACCTACCATTCCGAGACGGAACTGCTGCGCTACATCCATCACCTGCAGGCCAAGGATCTATCGCTGACGGCGGCCATGATTCCCCTCGGGTCTTGCACCATGAAGCTCAATGCCACGGCGGAGATGATCCCCGTCACCTGGCCCGAATTCGGGCAGCTCCATCCCTTCGCGCCGGTGGAGCAAACCGAGGGGTACCAAATCCTGTTCCAGCAGTTGGAAGACATGCTGGCGGAGATCACTGGATTTGCTGGCATTTCCCTGCAGCCCAATGCCGGATCTCAAGGAGAATATGCTGGTCTGTTGGTGATTCGCGCCTACCATCAGCAGCGCGGGCAAGGTCATCGACAGATTTGCCTCATTCCCGAGTCGGCCCATGGCACCAATCCGGCTAGTGCGGTGATGGCCGGGATGACCGTCGTTCCCGTCGGGTGCGATCGCGATGGCAATATTGACCTAGCAGATCTGCAAACCAAGGCAGAAAAGCATCGAGATCAGCTAGCGGCGTTGATGGTCACCTATCCTTCTACCCACGGGGTTTTTGAGGCAGGCATTCGCGATATCTGCGAGATCATCCACAGCTACGGCGGTCAGGTCTATATGGACGGAGCCAACATGAATGCCCAGGTAGGCATCTGCCGTCCCGGCGACTTCGGGGCCGATGTTTGCCACCTCAACCTCCACAAAACCTTTTGCATTCCCCACGGCGGCGGCGGCCCTGGCGTTGGCCCCATTGGCGTCGCGGCCCATCTCGTGCCCTTCTTACCCGGTCATGCCTTGATTCCCACCGGTGGCGAGCAGGGCATTGGAGCGATCGCCTCTGCTCCCTGGGGCAGCAGCAGCATCCTGCCAATTTCCTGGATGTACATCCGCATGATGGGCGGAACGGGGTTGACCGATGCCACCAAGCTGGCGATTCTCAATGCCAACTACATCGCCAAACGGCTAGAGGATCACTACTCCATTCTCTATCGCGGCAATAGCGGGCTCGTGGCCCATGAATGCATCGTGGATCTACGTCCCTTCAAAAAAGCCGTGGGCATTGAGGTCGATGATATCGCCAAGCGGTTGATTGACTACGGCTTCCATCCGCCCACCATGTCTTGGCCCGTGGCCGGCACCATCATGGTAGAACCCACGGAAAGTGAAAGCAAACCTGAGCTAGACCGGTTCTGTGACGCCATGATCGCCATCCGCGATGAAATCCGCCAGATCGAAACCGGAGCGATGGATGCCCAGGATAATCCCCTGAAACATGCCCCCCACACCGCTGCTTGCCTCACGGTGGATGAATGGCCCCACGCCTATTCCCGTGCTCAAGCGGTGTATCCTACGGCATGGACGAGGCAGCGCAAATTCTGGCCAGCGGTGGCCCGGG